A single window of Triplophysa rosa linkage group LG2, Trosa_1v2, whole genome shotgun sequence DNA harbors:
- the LOC130564895 gene encoding uncharacterized protein LOC130564895, protein MANVSDVFVPLCADEETIALQSELEAVEKQIQDLLEKQTRLRERKTALETSRADARKSAVNFHRDFNTPSTSTPRVSLHRAQASRTQSAQMNFTPAPAQPRRKARARTGAMTQPPPPVFEIPTRNRFAALCETECNAVVIGDSIVRNVRASSTKGKVRTHCFPGAHVLDVSAQVPAILKDDAKVGAVVLHAGVNDVRMRQSEILKRDFRSLIETVRNASPTAKDHRIRAASYLPTRE, encoded by the coding sequence atggctaatgtttcagatgtgtttgtacctctgtgtgcagatgaggaaacgatcgcacttcagtcggaactggaggctgtggagaagcagatccaggatctactagagaagcagacacggctgcgagaacgaaaaacggcactggaaacatccagagctgacgctcgcaaatccgcggtaaattttcatcgcgattttaatactccttccacttctactccgcgtgtttctctgcacagagcccaggcttcgagaacacagtcagcccaaatgaacttcactcctgcaccggcacaaccacggcgaaaggcgcgagctaggactggagcgatgacccaaccgccgccaccggtcttcgagatcccgaccaggaaccgctttgccgccctctgcgagacggaatgcaacgctgtggtcatcggagactcaatcgtccggaacgtacgcgcttcctccactaaaggtaaggtgcgcactcattgttttcctggtgcccatgttcttgatgtctctgcgcaggtgcctgcgatcctgaaggacgatgctaaagttggagctgtcgtgctgcacgcgggggtgaatgacgtcaggatgaggcagtcggagatcctgaagagggacttcaggagtctgatagagacggtacgcaacgcatcgcccacggcgaaggatcatcgtatcagggccgcttcttacctaccgacgagggaatga